The Salmonella enterica subsp. houtenae serovar Houten genome has a segment encoding these proteins:
- the SBOV41071_1 gene encoding Uncharacterized protein conserved in bacteria, which translates to MKFLFIETAAFSRTREGLMQNDELREFQTHLLDNHDLGDTVAGTGGCKKIRWSRPGSGKSGGVRVIYYVRAQSGRIYLIVMYPKNVQDNLTDKQKALIKAAVQKLT; encoded by the coding sequence ATGAAATTCCTTTTTATTGAAACTGCTGCCTTTAGCCGGACCAGGGAAGGACTCATGCAAAATGATGAATTGCGAGAGTTTCAAACCCATCTCTTGGATAATCACGACTTGGGAGATACGGTGGCAGGTACTGGCGGGTGTAAAAAAATTCGCTGGAGTCGCCCAGGTTCAGGAAAGTCAGGTGGTGTACGGGTTATCTATTATGTTAGAGCGCAAAGCGGAAGAATTTACCTCATCGTTATGTACCCAAAAAACGTGCAGGACAACCTTACCGACAAACAAAAAGCATTGATTAAAGCAGCAGTACAGAAACTTACCTAA
- a CDS encoding tryptophan synthase subunit alpha, translated as MEIMSFEEVITYLHKKSRPYSLLMGNGFSMAYDNEIFSYNALYNFLTSRDDQLINKLFDVIKTKNFELVMQQLDTTLALLKAFGSDDKLQSDIILASKKLKDGLLSSIHQLHPEHVYKIPEKKIIACAEFLNLFIKSGGHVFSTNYDMLLYWTLMRKHVENAIDGFGREIENLDEVLRGETAEYSDLVWGPNIENQNIHYLHGALHIFDSGVDIEKEQYDQSNFLLEKIKKRLDRGSYPIFVTAGNGDEKLSHIRHNRYLSHCFDKLSSVDGSLITFGFNFGEYDEHIIEAINKATHAQNKTPPKLWSVYIGVYSDNDAEHIRSIQSKFHAKVKIFDAKTVNVWGV; from the coding sequence ATGGAAATAATGAGTTTTGAGGAAGTAATTACTTATTTACATAAGAAATCTCGGCCATACTCTCTACTTATGGGGAATGGTTTCAGTATGGCCTATGATAACGAAATATTCTCATATAACGCCCTTTATAATTTTTTAACGTCGAGAGATGATCAATTAATAAATAAACTTTTTGATGTGATAAAAACTAAAAATTTTGAATTAGTAATGCAGCAATTAGATACAACATTGGCCTTGTTAAAGGCTTTTGGCTCGGATGATAAGTTGCAGAGTGATATTATTTTAGCAAGCAAAAAGTTGAAAGACGGTTTGCTAAGTTCGATACATCAACTTCATCCTGAGCATGTATATAAAATCCCAGAGAAAAAGATAATTGCTTGTGCTGAATTCTTAAATTTATTTATTAAAAGCGGTGGGCATGTTTTTTCTACGAATTATGACATGTTATTATATTGGACCCTTATGCGCAAGCATGTTGAAAATGCTATCGATGGCTTTGGTCGAGAGATAGAAAATCTTGATGAAGTGCTCCGTGGAGAAACGGCTGAATATTCGGATCTTGTGTGGGGGCCAAATATAGAGAACCAAAATATTCATTATTTACATGGTGCTTTACATATTTTTGACTCAGGGGTTGATATTGAAAAGGAACAATATGATCAAAGTAATTTTTTATTAGAAAAGATTAAAAAAAGACTCGATAGAGGAAGTTACCCAATATTTGTAACAGCCGGAAACGGAGATGAAAAACTTAGCCACATTAGGCATAATAGATATCTATCTCATTGTTTTGATAAATTATCATCAGTCGATGGCTCTTTGATTACTTTTGGTTTTAATTTTGGTGAGTATGATGAGCATATCATTGAAGCGATCAACAAAGCGACGCATGCTCAAAATAAAACCCCTCCAAAACTATGGAGTGTTTATATTGGGGTTTATTCTGATAATGATGCGGAACATATTCGTTCAATACAATCAAAATTCCACGCAAAAGTAAAAATTTTTGATGCAAAAACAGTTAATGTTTGGGGTGTTTAA
- a CDS encoding transposase IS116 produces the protein MNIVFLGIDLAKNVFQLCGLNQAGKPVYTKRTGRKELLQTLANIPACLIGIEASTGAFYWQREFEKLGHKVKVISPQYVKPFVRGQKNDGNDAQAIAVALMQPTMQFVPPKSPEQQDIQALHRARQRIVNHRTATVCQIRGLLLDRGIPIGSAVSRARRAIPLILEDAENGLSSRMRRTIAELYDLFNDLERRIHFFDKEIETVFRQSEACQRIAKVKGIGPKTATAVVAAIGKGTEFKNGRHFAAWLGLVPRQHSSGDRQVLMNMTKKGDKHLRTLFIHGARAVVRVATNNNDGHMNQWVNQLKERRGFNKTTVAVANKNARIIWSMLRNDTEYQVV, from the coding sequence ATGAATATCGTATTTCTGGGTATTGATCTGGCTAAAAATGTTTTTCAGCTCTGCGGGTTAAACCAGGCCGGCAAACCGGTTTATACGAAACGCACTGGCCGAAAAGAATTGCTCCAGACGCTGGCAAATATTCCTGCATGTCTGATTGGGATCGAAGCGTCCACCGGGGCATTTTACTGGCAGCGTGAGTTTGAGAAACTGGGGCACAAAGTAAAGGTCATCAGTCCTCAGTATGTAAAACCCTTTGTCCGCGGGCAAAAAAATGATGGTAATGATGCACAGGCCATCGCAGTGGCTCTGATGCAACCGACAATGCAGTTCGTGCCGCCAAAAAGCCCCGAACAGCAGGATATCCAGGCTTTACACCGGGCAAGGCAGCGTATTGTCAATCACCGCACTGCTACAGTCTGTCAAATAAGAGGGCTGTTACTTGACCGGGGGATCCCCATTGGCAGTGCTGTCTCCAGAGCTCGCCGTGCTATTCCTCTTATCCTTGAAGATGCAGAAAACGGTCTAAGTTCCCGTATGCGCAGAACAATTGCCGAACTCTATGATCTCTTTAACGATCTCGAGCGTCGGATCCATTTTTTTGATAAGGAAATTGAAACAGTATTCAGGCAATCAGAAGCCTGTCAGCGTATCGCCAAAGTTAAAGGCATTGGTCCTAAAACGGCCACGGCCGTTGTTGCTGCTATTGGCAAAGGAACTGAATTTAAGAATGGTCGCCACTTTGCTGCATGGCTGGGTCTGGTTCCACGCCAGCATTCGAGTGGCGACAGGCAGGTGCTGATGAATATGACGAAAAAAGGCGACAAGCATCTGCGGACACTTTTTATTCATGGTGCCCGCGCTGTCGTCAGGGTTGCCACGAATAACAATGATGGTCATATGAATCAGTGGGTTAACCAGTTAAAGGAACGGCGCGGATTTAATAAAACGACCGTGGCGGTCGCTAACAAAAACGCGAGAATAATCTGGTCGATGCTGAGAAATGATACCGAGTATCAGGTAGTGTGA
- the dnaB_1 gene encoding DNA helicase, whose protein sequence is MGGFAYLAELSKNTPCAANIIPYTQYIASYGELRQLLLLGNELSDMAGQPRSNVADVLNFAEQKLFAIAQSHQESGLTDINACFDNVLAGIAQRYPHWKP, encoded by the coding sequence GTGGGCGGCTTCGCCTACCTGGCGGAGCTTTCCAAAAACACGCCCTGCGCCGCCAATATCATTCCCTATACGCAATACATCGCCAGCTACGGCGAACTGCGCCAGCTTCTGTTATTAGGTAATGAACTGAGCGATATGGCAGGTCAGCCGCGCAGCAATGTGGCCGACGTACTGAACTTTGCCGAACAAAAGCTGTTTGCCATTGCGCAGTCACATCAGGAGAGCGGCCTGACCGACATCAACGCTTGCTTTGACAACGTGCTGGCAGGCATCGCTCAGCGCTACCCGCACTGGAAGCCATGA
- the tnpA_7_8 gene encoding transposase for IS200 gives MGDEKSLAHTRWNCKYHIVFAPKYRRQTFYGEKRRAVGSILRKLCEWKNVRILEAECCTDHIHMLLEIPPKMSVSSFMGYLKGKSSLMLYEQFGDLKFKYRNREFWCRGYDLPPVNSASLN, from the coding sequence ATGGGGGACGAAAAGAGCTTAGCGCACACCCGATGGAACTGTAAATATCATATAGTTTTTGCCCCGAAGTACCGAAGGCAGACGTTCTACGGAGAGAAGCGTAGAGCAGTAGGCAGCATATTAAGAAAATTGTGTGAGTGGAAAAATGTACGAATTCTGGAAGCAGAATGCTGTACAGATCATATCCACATGCTTCTGGAGATCCCGCCGAAGATGAGTGTGTCGAGCTTCATGGGATATCTGAAGGGTAAAAGTAGCCTGATGCTTTATGAGCAGTTTGGGGATTTGAAATTCAAATACAGGAACAGGGAGTTCTGGTGCCGCGGATATGACCTTCCCCCTGTAAACAGTGCCAGTCTAAACTGA
- the intA_4 gene encoding phage integrase family site-specific recombinase has translation MALSDVKVRSAKPETKAYKLTDGDGMVLLVHPNGSKYWRLRYRFGGKEKMLVLGKYPEVSLADARARRDEARKLLANGVDPSENKKAVKVEQEQEAITFEVVARDWHASNQKWSASHSARVLKSLEDNLFAAIGKRNIADLKTRDLLVPIKAVESSGRLEVAARLQQRTTAIMRFAVQSGLIDYNPAQDIAGAVATAKRQHRAALELNRIPELLHRIDHYSGRPLTRLAVELTLLVFIRSSELRFARWSEVDFETAMWTIPGERELLEGVKHSQRGSKMRTPHLVPLSRQALTILEKIKSMNGNRELIFVGDHDPRKPMSENTVNKALRVMGYDTKTEVCGCGHGFRTMACSSLIESGLWSRDAVERQMSHQERNSVRAAYIHKAEHLDERRLMLQWWADYLDANRVKGISPFDFSKK, from the coding sequence ATGGCTCTGAGTGATGTGAAGGTTCGTTCGGCTAAGCCTGAAACAAAAGCCTATAAACTTACTGACGGCGACGGTATGGTTTTGCTGGTTCACCCTAACGGCTCCAAATACTGGCGGCTACGTTATCGCTTCGGTGGTAAAGAGAAGATGTTGGTGCTGGGGAAATACCCTGAAGTGTCGTTGGCGGATGCCCGGGCACGCCGGGATGAGGCCCGTAAGCTATTAGCTAATGGTGTCGATCCTAGTGAGAACAAGAAAGCCGTTAAGGTAGAGCAGGAGCAAGAGGCGATAACGTTTGAGGTAGTGGCCAGAGACTGGCATGCCAGTAATCAGAAGTGGTCGGCATCGCATAGCGCTCGTGTTTTGAAAAGTCTGGAGGATAATCTCTTCGCTGCCATCGGTAAGCGGAACATTGCTGACCTCAAGACACGGGATCTGCTTGTCCCCATCAAAGCGGTGGAGTCGTCCGGCCGTCTCGAAGTTGCGGCTCGTTTGCAACAGCGAACTACCGCGATTATGCGCTTTGCTGTGCAGAGCGGTTTAATCGACTACAACCCCGCGCAAGATATTGCCGGTGCAGTTGCTACGGCGAAGAGACAGCATCGTGCGGCACTGGAGCTTAACCGTATACCTGAATTACTTCATCGCATTGATCACTATTCCGGAAGACCATTAACCCGACTTGCTGTCGAACTTACCTTGTTAGTCTTTATCCGTTCAAGCGAACTGCGTTTTGCTCGCTGGTCTGAAGTAGATTTTGAAACGGCTATGTGGACGATTCCAGGTGAGCGCGAACTGCTGGAAGGAGTTAAACATTCTCAGCGTGGTTCAAAGATGCGGACTCCTCATCTTGTTCCTTTGTCGCGGCAAGCCTTAACTATTCTGGAAAAGATTAAAAGCATGAATGGGAATCGAGAGCTGATTTTCGTAGGCGATCACGATCCCCGTAAGCCCATGAGTGAGAACACGGTGAACAAGGCTTTGCGAGTTATGGGCTATGACACCAAAACGGAAGTCTGTGGCTGTGGGCATGGTTTCAGAACGATGGCGTGTAGTTCGTTGATTGAGTCGGGGCTGTGGTCGAGAGATGCGGTAGAGCGGCAGATGAGTCACCAGGAGCGTAACTCAGTACGTGCAGCTTACATCCATAAGGCCGAGCACTTGGATGAACGCAGACTGATGTTGCAGTGGTGGGCGGATTATCTGGATGCTAATCGGGTGAAGGGGATAAGTCCGTTTGATTTTTCGAAAAAATAA
- a CDS encoding Cro/Cl family transcriptional regulator, translating into MDDKLFNELLDGVNEMVAIEKGEIQPHPDRVHSHDIPDVKAMRTEFGMKQSEFAAAIGASTGLVQSWELKRRIPSGVALKLLRLLEQDPQIINCLKTA; encoded by the coding sequence ATGGACGACAAACTGTTTAATGAATTACTTGATGGTGTGAATGAAATGGTCGCCATCGAAAAAGGCGAAATTCAGCCGCACCCTGACCGTGTTCACAGCCATGACATTCCTGATGTAAAGGCGATGCGAACTGAGTTTGGTATGAAACAAAGTGAATTTGCGGCGGCTATTGGAGCCAGCACTGGCTTGGTTCAGTCATGGGAGCTAAAGCGCCGCATTCCTTCCGGCGTCGCCTTAAAGCTGCTTAGGTTACTGGAGCAAGATCCGCAAATCATCAATTGCTTGAAAACAGCCTGA
- a CDS encoding putative invasin, whose amino-acid sequence MNIKIKKFLAITQIILQFYPLSFISSFSAYAQKNNQEQASVSSNDNSKNNSQDNTNKESQDKVDQSLAQGAMQAGSLLSSDDIGNSLVSAVDGAASSSIQQWLSQFGTARVNISTDKHFTLNDSDLDLLLPLYDSKQNLFFTQLGGRRHDDRNTVNGGFGYRHFSERWMWGTNVFYDRQISGNQHQRLGFGTELGWDYLKLSANGYLRLSDWMASSRYEDYDERVANGFDVRATGYLPAYPQLGANIIYEQYYGNSVGLFGDDEDDRQKNPHAITVGLNYTPVPLVTVGLNQKMGKNGENDTQVNLALTWTPGVPLSSQLDPSQVALRRSLVGSRMDLVDRNNNIVLDYRKQELISLSLPPLLTGEEQSKQTVVAKVKAKYGLEHIEWQGDSFFSHGGKITASSSPEQFTLTLPAWQNSGVNSYTLTGTAWDKKGNASNASQMKVSVNGVDINTLQSTTTVDPTSVPADGTTTAKVTVVLQTSSGQPATGMASRMSATLSSSNVSAAVTKLKAANQSLKADKTPTISVFTETASGQYTATITSGTTPDTLTIQPLIDGSVKLASAKLIEKATVIIPQLTSLDTSATTALANGTTPITLTAHVTDQYGKALKDVVIDWSDDNTQADLSAAQTTTDAQGDTQVQVTSNAVITTVVTASIEGGNSLNSSSLSFTADLASAKVATIDSEKQQVVANNIDTDKVTAQVTDNSGHPLNGVTVNWTVEKTDNTPVTTKSTATDSSGNAVLTLKSSKTGSVTVSAAVSGTPAQETDPITFVADTASAVVSAIALSKKQAVADGMDSITYTATVTDAQGNVIDGATVHWSADNSNAKLSATQTTSSADGKSQITVTAQKAGTVVVSAGTSSSTLKQADSATFTADINTASVSSLTSDRQSALANGVDGIVLSATVVDANGNPLQDADVRWTSDPATGKLSSGTTKTDTHGIAKTTLTSTDVATYSVTAGINGTTKQVSGLRFIADTDTAHLDKLTSSTTSVLADGKTAITLTANVVDQSGHPVKNEQINWSADNNKAKLSATQSVTDDQGQAQIQVTSSDVITTVVSAQHNQAETLKTDTLSFTADTASAKVVTVSSDKTQVVANNVDSSTVTAQVLDDYNHPLSGITVSWNAKKTDGTSVKSATSVTDSSGNATWILKSAKTGVVTVSAGVGSTAAKETGEITFIADSTSESVSLLTPDKTQATANGMDSITYTATVTDAQGNAVSGATVSWSADNGDAKLSATQTTSGTDGTSQITVTSVKSGGVVVSAQTSEATAKHADSVTFVADPSTAQVSSMTSDKTSALANGADAITVSATITDANDNLLSDSDVSWSATAQDASSAKGKLSVDSSKTDASGVAKVQLTATDVAKFTVMASDNGSSQSLKDLSYTADSSTAQVYSLTADKTTNIVADKDTVTLTALVVDAQQHPVAGATVNWSSSEPDSNLSANSSMTGNDGTTTVTFTSLKAGNIDVTATSGGSSKVQTLQVIGNVATAKVTGITADKTQEAADGKAEITWTAAVTDANGNVLTGTTLNWSASLNGVTLTPTSSDTDANGNATTKGTSLKAGDVKVTATPVTNSNGKKTDGATKFVGDAKTAKLTSLSPSKTKVGINTGGVVYTAVVKDANSNIVSGVSVAWTTNLNKLSANTSTTDSSGNAKITLDGTTLGVATVTAKANGTTMSNNTVTFVDLIEYDWTVDHNSSNQYTGDIIPNYPSMGFLVSGNTTGPTSLVWNGVPGDSKLTAQLTNDEGKVYTVVFSGSRVTYDCIQMPFNDAATCVGLKNAPVLNFYYSSNPSLPAGHYAGHITFYGEDWQTRQKLLSYDISVSLTK is encoded by the coding sequence ATGAATATCAAAATAAAAAAATTTTTAGCCATCACACAGATAATATTACAATTTTATCCGCTATCTTTTATTTCATCTTTTAGCGCCTATGCGCAAAAGAACAATCAGGAGCAAGCATCAGTATCATCTAATGATAATTCAAAAAATAATAGTCAGGATAATACTAATAAAGAAAGTCAAGACAAGGTAGATCAATCCCTGGCTCAGGGTGCTATGCAAGCGGGCTCACTTCTTAGCAGCGATGATATCGGCAATTCTCTGGTCTCTGCTGTTGATGGCGCCGCGTCGTCTTCCATTCAGCAGTGGCTGAGCCAGTTTGGTACCGCCCGGGTCAATATCAGCACAGATAAGCATTTTACGCTGAATGATTCTGACCTGGATTTATTGTTGCCCTTATACGACAGTAAGCAGAATCTCTTCTTTACCCAGCTCGGCGGGCGGCGGCATGATGACCGCAATACTGTCAATGGCGGGTTTGGCTATCGCCATTTTTCCGAACGCTGGATGTGGGGAACTAACGTCTTTTACGATAGGCAGATTTCAGGTAATCAGCATCAGCGACTCGGGTTTGGTACCGAGTTGGGGTGGGATTATCTGAAACTTTCCGCAAACGGTTATTTGCGTCTGAGCGACTGGATGGCCTCTTCTCGTTACGAGGACTACGACGAACGTGTGGCCAACGGATTTGATGTCCGCGCGACCGGTTATCTGCCAGCATACCCGCAACTGGGTGCGAATATTATTTATGAGCAGTATTACGGTAACAGCGTCGGGCTGTTCGGTGATGATGAGGACGACCGTCAGAAGAACCCACACGCAATCACCGTGGGCTTGAATTACACCCCGGTACCGCTAGTGACCGTCGGGCTTAACCAAAAAATGGGCAAGAACGGTGAAAACGACACACAAGTAAACCTGGCATTAACCTGGACGCCGGGCGTACCGTTGAGTTCACAGCTCGATCCCTCTCAGGTGGCGTTGCGCCGTTCACTGGTCGGCAGCCGTATGGACCTGGTTGATCGCAATAACAATATTGTTCTGGACTATCGTAAGCAGGAGCTGATTTCTCTGTCGTTACCGCCGTTACTCACTGGAGAGGAACAGTCCAAACAGACCGTAGTCGCGAAGGTCAAGGCGAAATATGGCCTTGAGCATATTGAATGGCAGGGAGACAGTTTCTTCAGCCATGGCGGTAAAATTACGGCTAGCAGTAGCCCGGAGCAGTTTACGTTGACTCTGCCCGCGTGGCAGAACAGTGGCGTCAATAGCTACACGTTGACCGGTACAGCCTGGGATAAAAAAGGCAATGCATCAAATGCCAGTCAGATGAAAGTCAGTGTGAACGGTGTGGATATCAACACGCTCCAGTCCACCACCACGGTCGACCCGACATCTGTTCCAGCTGACGGTACGACAACGGCAAAAGTAACCGTGGTGTTACAGACTAGCTCAGGCCAGCCAGCCACCGGAATGGCATCACGGATGAGCGCGACACTGTCCTCTTCCAACGTCAGCGCTGCGGTGACGAAACTAAAAGCAGCAAACCAATCGCTAAAGGCAGACAAAACGCCGACGATATCGGTCTTTACAGAAACCGCTTCCGGGCAGTACACGGCGACCATCACTAGCGGTACGACACCGGATACACTCACCATTCAGCCGTTGATCGATGGTTCAGTAAAACTGGCCAGCGCAAAATTGATTGAAAAAGCGACGGTAATTATTCCGCAACTGACCTCACTGGACACATCCGCGACCACTGCGCTGGCTAACGGGACGACACCGATTACGCTGACGGCGCATGTCACCGATCAGTACGGCAAGGCATTGAAGGATGTGGTGATAGACTGGTCTGATGACAATACGCAGGCAGATCTATCGGCAGCGCAGACAACAACGGATGCACAAGGAGATACACAGGTTCAGGTAACCAGTAATGCAGTGATCACCACGGTTGTCACCGCATCAATAGAGGGAGGAAATTCTCTCAATAGCTCGTCGCTTAGCTTCACTGCTGATCTTGCGTCGGCAAAAGTAGCGACCATCGACAGTGAAAAACAGCAGGTGGTGGCGAACAATATCGACACAGATAAGGTTACCGCGCAGGTTACGGACAACTCAGGCCACCCGCTCAACGGTGTGACAGTCAACTGGACGGTAGAAAAAACGGACAACACACCCGTCACAACGAAAAGCACGGCCACTGACAGCAGCGGTAATGCGGTACTAACACTGAAATCATCTAAAACGGGTAGCGTGACGGTGAGTGCAGCGGTGAGCGGCACGCCGGCGCAAGAAACGGATCCGATCACCTTTGTGGCGGATACGGCCTCAGCGGTGGTTAGCGCCATTGCGCTCAGCAAGAAACAGGCCGTGGCGGACGGCATGGACAGCATTACCTATACCGCGACGGTGACTGATGCGCAGGGCAATGTGATAGACGGCGCGACGGTACACTGGTCAGCGGATAACAGCAATGCGAAGCTAAGCGCAACCCAGACTACCAGCAGCGCTGACGGGAAATCACAGATCACCGTGACCGCGCAGAAAGCCGGTACGGTCGTAGTGAGCGCCGGCACCAGCAGTTCCACATTGAAGCAGGCCGACAGTGCCACCTTTACGGCAGATATCAACACTGCCAGCGTTTCGAGTTTGACAAGCGATCGTCAGTCCGCGCTGGCAAACGGGGTGGATGGGATCGTCCTCAGTGCCACCGTGGTAGATGCGAACGGTAACCCATTACAGGATGCGGATGTCCGCTGGACGTCCGATCCGGCGACGGGGAAACTTTCTTCCGGCACCACCAAAACGGATACCCACGGTATTGCTAAAACGACGCTAACGTCCACGGATGTGGCAACTTACAGCGTGACGGCGGGCATCAATGGCACCACAAAACAGGTGTCTGGTTTACGCTTTATTGCCGATACCGACACGGCGCATCTCGACAAACTAACCTCTTCAACAACCAGCGTGCTTGCGGACGGCAAGACGGCAATAACGCTGACGGCTAACGTGGTTGACCAGTCTGGACATCCGGTGAAGAACGAACAGATCAACTGGAGCGCGGATAATAATAAAGCGAAACTGTCCGCGACGCAGTCGGTAACGGACGATCAGGGCCAGGCTCAGATTCAGGTTACCAGTTCTGATGTCATTACCACGGTAGTGTCGGCCCAACATAATCAGGCGGAAACACTGAAAACCGATACGCTCAGTTTTACGGCAGATACCGCGTCGGCGAAGGTGGTGACGGTTAGCAGCGATAAAACCCAGGTTGTCGCTAATAACGTAGACAGCAGCACGGTCACGGCGCAGGTGTTGGATGACTACAATCATCCATTGAGCGGCATTACGGTGAGCTGGAATGCCAAAAAAACGGATGGTACATCGGTCAAAAGCGCCACTTCAGTGACCGACAGTAGCGGAAACGCCACCTGGATACTGAAGTCAGCGAAAACCGGCGTGGTAACCGTCTCAGCGGGGGTCGGCAGTACGGCGGCGAAAGAGACCGGAGAGATAACCTTTATAGCGGACAGCACGAGCGAAAGCGTCAGCCTACTCACGCCGGACAAAACCCAGGCCACGGCCAACGGTATGGATAGTATCACCTATACCGCAACGGTAACCGATGCGCAGGGCAATGCGGTTTCAGGCGCTACCGTCAGTTGGTCAGCGGATAACGGAGATGCGAAGCTCAGCGCCACGCAAACCACCAGCGGGACCGATGGCACGTCACAAATCACCGTGACCTCCGTTAAGTCTGGCGGTGTGGTTGTGAGCGCACAGACCAGCGAAGCGACGGCAAAACACGCAGACAGCGTCACTTTTGTGGCGGACCCCTCCACGGCGCAAGTCTCATCCATGACCAGCGATAAAACGTCTGCTCTGGCGAACGGAGCGGATGCGATCACCGTAAGTGCAACAATCACCGATGCGAACGATAACCTACTGTCCGATTCGGATGTGAGCTGGAGCGCAACCGCGCAGGACGCTTCATCGGCGAAGGGAAAACTGTCGGTAGACAGCAGTAAGACCGATGCCAGCGGCGTGGCGAAAGTGCAGTTGACCGCCACTGACGTGGCAAAATTTACCGTCATGGCCAGCGATAATGGCTCGTCGCAGTCGCTGAAAGACCTGAGCTACACCGCAGACAGCAGTACGGCGCAGGTTTACTCTCTGACGGCAGACAAAACCACGAATATCGTGGCGGATAAAGACACAGTCACTCTCACGGCGCTGGTTGTGGATGCACAGCAGCATCCGGTGGCGGGCGCGACGGTTAACTGGAGCAGCAGCGAGCCAGATAGCAACCTCAGTGCCAACTCGTCGATGACGGGTAATGACGGTACGACAACGGTTACTTTCACCAGCCTGAAGGCCGGCAATATCGATGTGACGGCCACCAGCGGCGGCAGCAGTAAGGTGCAGACGCTGCAGGTGATAGGTAACGTGGCAACGGCAAAAGTCACGGGTATCACTGCGGATAAAACACAGGAAGCTGCTGATGGTAAAGCAGAGATAACCTGGACCGCCGCGGTAACAGATGCCAACGGCAACGTGCTGACCGGGACCACGCTGAACTGGAGCGCCAGCCTGAACGGGGTGACATTAACGCCAACCAGCAGCGATACGGATGCGAACGGTAATGCAACCACCAAAGGCACCTCACTGAAAGCCGGCGACGTGAAGGTAACGGCAACGCCAGTCACCAACAGCAATGGCAAGAAAACCGATGGCGCCACGAAATTTGTCGGTGATGCAAAAACCGCAAAACTGACGAGCCTTTCGCCTTCCAAAACTAAAGTAGGGATCAATACGGGCGGCGTTGTATATACGGCCGTGGTCAAAGATGCAAACAGTAATATTGTCTCAGGGGTATCGGTTGCCTGGACAACGAATTTAAATAAATTATCAGCTAATACGAGTACAACGGATAGTTCGGGTAATGCGAAAATTACTCTGGATGGAACGACACTTGGCGTAGCCACCGTAACGGCGAAAGCAAATGGCACGACGATGAGCAACAACACGGTCACCTTTGTCGATCTGATTGAGTACGACTGGACGGTTGATCACAACTCATCAAATCAATATACGGGAGATATTATTCCGAACTACCCGAGTATGGGGTTTCTTGTATCGGGTAATACAACAGGACCAACCAGTTTAGTCTGGAATGGTGTGCCGGGCGATAGCAAATTAACTGCGCAACTGACCAATGATGAGGGCAAGGTCTACACTGTAGTTTTTAGCGGCTCCAGAGTAACGTATGACTGTATACAAATGCCGTTTAATGATGCCGCTACCTGCGTAGGGCTCAAGAACGCGCCAGTGCTCAACTTTTATTACAGCAGCAACCCAAGTTTGCCTGCTGGGCACTATGCGGGGCATATTACATTTTACGGTGAGGACTGGCAGACTAGACAAAAATTACTTTCTTATGACATTTCCGTTTCACTAACAAAATGA
- a CDS encoding transposase, with protein sequence MKKTRYTEEQIAFALKQAETGTRVGEVCRKMGISEATFYIYGLPPFCKY encoded by the coding sequence ATGAAAAAGACCCGTTATACCGAAGAACAGATTGCATTTGCCCTGAAACAGGCTGAAACCGGCACCCGCGTCGGGGAAGTCTGCAGAAAGATGGGCATTTCTGAGGCCACATTTTACATCTATGGACTACCTCCGTTTTGCAAGTACTGA